One genomic window of Nitrosomonas sp. Is35 includes the following:
- the flgG gene encoding flagellar basal-body rod protein FlgG gives MIRSLWIAKTGLDAQQTKMDVISNNLANVSTNGFKRARAVFEDLLYQTIRQPGAQSSQQTQLPSGLQLGTGVKPVSTESIFTQGGLQQTENQRDVAIRGVGFFQVLLPDGTTAYTRDGAFQSDLNGQLVTSSGYAVQPAITVPPNALGITIARDGTVTATVPGAVAPIQVGNIQLASFVNQGGLLKMGENLYQETASSGAPNQNAPGTNGLGLLEQNFVETSNVNVVEELVNMIQTQRAYEMNSKSIETSDQMLQRLAQL, from the coding sequence ATGATACGTTCGTTATGGATTGCTAAAACAGGGCTTGATGCGCAACAAACCAAGATGGATGTGATTTCTAATAACTTAGCGAACGTCAGCACCAATGGATTTAAACGGGCCCGTGCTGTTTTTGAGGACCTGCTGTACCAAACGATACGTCAGCCCGGCGCTCAATCATCGCAACAAACGCAATTACCATCCGGGTTGCAGTTAGGAACGGGTGTAAAGCCGGTTTCTACCGAAAGTATATTTACTCAGGGTGGATTGCAACAAACCGAGAACCAACGTGATGTCGCCATACGGGGAGTGGGTTTTTTTCAGGTTTTGCTACCGGATGGTACAACGGCTTATACCCGCGATGGAGCATTTCAATCCGATCTGAATGGCCAGCTTGTGACTTCCAGCGGTTATGCTGTTCAACCTGCGATTACCGTTCCACCGAATGCGCTGGGTATCACGATAGCGCGCGATGGTACGGTAACCGCAACAGTTCCGGGGGCGGTCGCGCCCATTCAAGTCGGCAATATTCAATTGGCAAGCTTCGTTAATCAAGGCGGATTGTTAAAGATGGGTGAGAATTTGTATCAGGAAACCGCATCGAGCGGCGCTCCCAATCAGAATGCACCGGGTACCAACGGATTGGGGTTGCTGGAACAGAATTTTGTAGAAACTTCAAATGTAAACGTCGTGGAAGAGCTGGTGAATATGATTCAGACCCAGCGCGCCTATGAAATGAATTCCAAATCAATCGAAACTTCGGACCAAATGTTGCAACGATTGGCGCAGCTATGA
- the flgK gene encoding flagellar hook-associated protein FlgK: protein MGNGILDIAVTGLATAQNQLLTASHNISNAGTPGFNRQQVLLSTNTPQSGGAGFIGRGVHSSTVQRIYSQFLTTQSLQIQTQSQSLDSNYTEIKQLDNMFAEATSGLSPTLQNFFSAIHDVATNPGVIPSRQSMLSNADALVARFHSMDQRMSQIREGINTQVSSTVVHINSLAKQIGEINKQIIWAEGSAGGQPANDMLDQRDELINQLNKLVNTDTVRQSDGTMNVYIGNGQALVVGAQTLSLEAIKTPDSPNNLTIGLVNGNSTIQLPENQITGGTLGGIFSFRSNTLDNAQNSLGRVALTLAQTFNAQHQLGMDLNGAMGTNFFTLPAPNVISASTNSLTSNISMAITDYSALTTSDYELSYDGTNYTLTRLSDNVSATPSSSLPLTLDGISVTSATMLASERFRIQPTINGAKDIAVNINDTTKIAAASLNRTSAASTNKGTGTISAGTVNPLPLNTDLQQPLTITFSSPSKFDVTGTGIGLPATNQTYTAGTDISFNGYTFQISGSPAAGDVFTVTPNNNGVADNRNMLLLGALQATNTLENGTANYQTAYGQLVSQVGNKTRELAVTSKAQANLLAQTQQSIQSVSGVNLDEEAANLLRFQQAYQASSKIIEMSSTLFDSILRFG, encoded by the coding sequence ATGGGAAATGGAATTCTTGATATCGCAGTTACTGGTTTAGCAACTGCACAAAACCAATTATTGACGGCCAGTCATAATATTAGCAATGCTGGCACGCCTGGTTTTAATCGTCAGCAAGTCTTGCTCAGCACAAATACACCGCAATCTGGTGGTGCAGGGTTTATCGGGCGCGGCGTTCATTCTTCTACAGTGCAACGGATATACAGTCAATTTCTTACTACCCAGTCACTACAGATACAAACACAGAGCCAGTCACTTGACAGTAACTATACTGAGATAAAGCAGCTGGACAACATGTTTGCCGAGGCTACATCGGGACTTTCACCCACATTGCAAAATTTTTTCAGTGCCATCCACGATGTTGCCACAAATCCCGGCGTCATTCCCTCGCGACAATCGATGCTGAGCAATGCTGATGCCTTAGTTGCACGTTTTCATAGTATGGATCAACGCATGTCGCAAATAAGGGAAGGGATAAATACACAAGTCAGCAGCACGGTCGTTCATATCAATTCACTGGCCAAGCAAATTGGAGAGATCAATAAGCAGATAATATGGGCGGAAGGTTCAGCCGGAGGGCAGCCTGCTAACGATATGCTGGATCAACGCGATGAACTTATTAATCAATTGAATAAATTGGTTAATACCGATACGGTGCGTCAAAGCGATGGTACGATGAATGTATATATCGGGAATGGGCAGGCGTTGGTGGTTGGTGCGCAAACCCTTTCCTTGGAAGCGATTAAAACACCGGATAGTCCGAATAATTTAACGATTGGGCTGGTTAATGGTAACAGCACAATTCAGCTTCCCGAGAATCAGATCACCGGTGGTACCTTAGGCGGTATTTTTTCTTTTCGCAGTAATACGCTTGATAATGCACAAAATTCGCTTGGGAGAGTCGCACTCACCTTGGCGCAAACTTTCAATGCACAACATCAACTCGGTATGGACTTGAATGGCGCTATGGGAACGAATTTTTTCACGTTACCTGCACCTAACGTAATCTCTGCATCGACTAATAGTTTGACATCCAACATCTCGATGGCGATTACTGATTATAGTGCGTTGACAACCAGTGATTACGAGCTTTCCTATGATGGAACAAACTATACGTTGACCAGATTATCCGATAACGTATCGGCTACACCATCGAGCAGTTTGCCGCTAACACTGGATGGCATATCGGTGACAAGCGCCACCATGCTGGCGAGTGAGAGATTCCGCATCCAACCTACGATCAATGGCGCAAAGGATATTGCGGTCAATATTAATGACACAACTAAGATAGCTGCGGCAAGTCTAAACCGGACCAGTGCCGCATCAACCAATAAAGGTACTGGCACTATCAGTGCTGGGACTGTAAATCCATTGCCATTGAACACTGATCTGCAACAACCTCTTACAATTACATTTAGCTCGCCTTCTAAATTTGATGTCACAGGGACAGGGATTGGATTACCTGCGACAAATCAGACGTATACAGCGGGTACGGATATCAGTTTCAATGGCTACACATTTCAAATTAGCGGTAGTCCTGCTGCCGGAGATGTTTTTACTGTCACCCCTAATAATAACGGTGTTGCCGACAATCGCAATATGTTGTTGCTGGGCGCATTGCAAGCAACGAATACGCTGGAGAATGGCACAGCCAATTACCAGACTGCTTACGGGCAGCTTGTCAGTCAGGTTGGTAACAAAACACGTGAGTTGGCGGTAACGAGTAAAGCGCAAGCCAATTTGCTGGCACAAACTCAACAATCCATTCAATCGGTATCCGGTGTGAATCTAGACGAAGAAGCTGCGAATTTGCTGCGTTTCCAGCAGGCTTATCAAGCTTCCAGCAAAATTATTGAAATGAGCAGTACTTTATTTGACTCAATTCTTCGTTTCGGTTGA
- the flgE gene encoding flagellar hook protein FlgE, producing MTFQHGLSGLNAASTNLDVIGNNISNANTAGFKQSVAQFSDIFANSMEGTDTAQVGIGSKISSIAQQFGQGTITPTNNPLDIAINGQGFFRMSDNGTVNYSRNGQFHVDDSGFIVDASGANLTGFMADVNGDIKASGVPANLKFGTSDLPPKATTTFDLGFNLDARKPAITTAFNATNPKTYTSPTSGTVVDSLGNSHVLSIYFQKAAATPNTWTVFATVDGKVDSAGVPVGVKIGGSTSQPMVFDGDGKLQSIAALPAGPLDLAIDFSAINPGLGATTPQTVRLDMSTATQFGSDFGVNAITQDGYTSGRMSGFTISADGVILGNYSSGQTKTLGQIVLANFVNPQGLVPVGDGHWAETPGSGEPLIGPPKTGNLGVLQSNAVEDSNVDLTAELVKMIQAQRLYQASAKQIETQDQIIQTITQI from the coding sequence ATGACTTTTCAGCATGGTTTAAGTGGATTAAATGCAGCATCAACCAACCTGGATGTAATTGGTAATAACATTTCCAATGCGAATACCGCCGGGTTTAAACAATCTGTCGCACAATTTTCCGATATTTTTGCAAATTCCATGGAGGGGACAGATACCGCTCAAGTAGGGATAGGATCAAAAATATCTTCGATTGCGCAGCAATTTGGTCAAGGTACGATTACACCGACCAATAATCCTTTGGACATTGCGATCAACGGACAGGGTTTTTTCCGTATGAGCGATAACGGTACGGTAAATTACAGCCGGAACGGTCAATTTCATGTTGACGATTCTGGTTTTATTGTCGATGCATCAGGTGCCAATTTGACGGGCTTTATGGCTGATGTGAATGGTGATATTAAAGCGAGCGGCGTCCCGGCAAATTTAAAATTCGGTACTTCCGATCTTCCGCCTAAAGCAACCACCACATTTGATCTGGGGTTTAATTTGGATGCACGGAAACCCGCCATTACTACCGCTTTTAATGCGACCAATCCAAAAACTTATACCAGCCCAACTTCAGGAACAGTAGTGGATAGTCTTGGAAATTCACATGTTTTGTCTATATATTTTCAGAAAGCGGCTGCAACACCCAATACTTGGACTGTTTTTGCCACTGTAGACGGTAAAGTAGATTCTGCCGGGGTACCTGTTGGTGTCAAGATAGGGGGAAGTACTTCACAGCCGATGGTATTTGACGGGGATGGAAAATTACAGAGTATTGCAGCTCTTCCTGCTGGTCCACTGGACTTAGCGATAGATTTTAGTGCCATTAATCCAGGGCTTGGCGCAACAACACCGCAAACCGTCCGTCTCGATATGTCAACTGCCACACAATTTGGCTCTGATTTCGGTGTAAATGCAATTACCCAGGATGGATATACTTCCGGCCGTATGTCAGGCTTTACGATTAGCGCTGATGGCGTGATTCTTGGAAATTATAGCAGCGGGCAAACGAAAACATTAGGGCAAATTGTGCTCGCCAATTTTGTAAATCCACAAGGTTTGGTTCCAGTCGGAGATGGTCACTGGGCAGAAACTCCTGGTTCAGGCGAACCTTTGATTGGACCTCCTAAAACCGGAAATCTCGGTGTGCTTCAATCCAACGCCGTTGAAGATTCAAATGTTGATTTGACAGCGGAATTGGTGAAAATGATTCAAGCGCAACGCTTGTATCAAGCCAGTGCTAAACAAATTGAGACACAAGACCAGATTATTCAGACAATTACTCAAATTTAA
- the flgF gene encoding flagellar basal-body rod protein FlgF → MDRLIYTSMTGANHTLNQKATVAQNLANASTTGYRAESNAFRAVPVYGDGLPTRAFVVDSTTGADFTPGAMQTTGRDLDVAVRGSGWIAIQLDDGKEAYTRNGSLQVSPNGILQTNGGHKVKGDTGIITLPPDTRITIGVDGTVSSVPITPQPNTVAQVGRIKLVNPPEDKLVKGTDGLFRLKDGGEAPVDARVKLVDGTLEESNVNVVHEMVNMIDLARQFDMQMKMLDNAQNNAQKASEIMLVRV, encoded by the coding sequence ATGGATCGACTGATTTATACATCAATGACCGGAGCCAACCATACGCTGAATCAGAAAGCGACCGTTGCTCAGAATCTTGCTAACGCATCAACGACGGGGTATCGCGCTGAAAGCAATGCATTTCGCGCAGTGCCGGTATACGGTGATGGCCTGCCTACACGCGCTTTTGTCGTTGATTCAACAACCGGCGCCGATTTTACCCCCGGTGCAATGCAAACTACCGGCCGTGATCTTGATGTTGCGGTTCGTGGTTCCGGATGGATTGCGATTCAATTGGATGATGGCAAGGAAGCTTATACGCGTAATGGCAGCTTGCAAGTCAGTCCCAATGGCATTCTGCAGACAAATGGCGGACATAAAGTGAAAGGCGATACTGGCATTATTACTCTACCACCCGACACTCGCATCACGATCGGTGTTGATGGAACCGTCTCATCTGTGCCGATTACGCCTCAACCCAATACCGTAGCGCAAGTAGGCCGGATCAAGCTGGTAAATCCTCCGGAAGATAAGCTTGTAAAGGGCACGGATGGCTTGTTCCGGCTCAAGGATGGCGGTGAGGCACCTGTTGATGCCAGAGTTAAGCTGGTCGATGGCACATTGGAAGAGAGCAACGTGAATGTGGTGCATGAAATGGTCAACATGATCGATCTGGCCAGGCAATTTGATATGCAAATGAAAATGCTGGATAACGCGCAGAATAATGCTCAGAAAGCCAGCGAAATAATGCTAGTAAGAGTCTAA
- a CDS encoding flagellar basal body L-ring protein FlgH: protein MIDRVIGGSVMDNFNRYFFMLVLGTLVTGCAMTPSTTTYQPNTLRAPQHAAAVAQPNGAILQMVHSTTGGVRYTPLFEDRRARSIGDTIIVTLNETTNASKSSGSNASRSGSIDFSVPSLLGIPLSLLKKHATVEAKSNNKFDGSGESSSKNNFRGTITVTVIEALPNGNLVVSGEKQIGINQGQEFIRLSGIVNPTHIMGNTISSTQIADARVEYRSNGYIDEAQTMGWLSRFFLSITPF from the coding sequence ATGATTGATCGGGTTATCGGGGGTAGTGTGATGGACAATTTTAACCGGTATTTTTTCATGTTGGTGCTTGGCACACTTGTAACCGGTTGTGCTATGACACCTTCTACCACGACTTACCAGCCCAATACATTACGTGCTCCGCAACATGCAGCCGCAGTGGCTCAACCCAATGGCGCAATTTTGCAAATGGTTCACAGCACCACAGGCGGGGTGCGCTATACACCGTTATTCGAAGACCGGCGTGCGCGGAGTATTGGCGATACGATTATCGTCACTTTAAACGAAACAACCAACGCCAGTAAGAGCTCTGGAAGTAACGCAAGCCGCTCTGGCAGCATTGATTTTTCCGTGCCGAGCTTGCTGGGGATTCCGTTAAGTTTATTAAAGAAACACGCAACGGTTGAAGCTAAATCGAATAATAAATTTGATGGCAGCGGTGAAAGCTCAAGTAAAAATAATTTTAGAGGAACCATTACTGTAACAGTCATCGAAGCGCTACCGAATGGAAATCTGGTCGTGAGCGGTGAGAAACAGATCGGTATCAACCAAGGGCAGGAATTTATCCGATTGTCCGGAATTGTGAATCCGACTCACATCATGGGAAATACGATTTCTTCAACACAAATTGCTGATGCGCGTGTTGAATATCGAAGTAATGGCTATATTGACGAAGCGCAAACGATGGGGTGGTTGTCGCGCTTCTTTCTTTCGATTACGCCTTTCTAA
- the flgC gene encoding flagellar basal body rod protein FlgC, which translates to MSLFNVFGIASSAMSAQSQRLNVVASNLSNADSVTSSTGEPYRGRQVVFSTLQADANGASGVKVAGIVHDPSPMRQLFEPKHPLADKNGYVTMPNVNVVDEMVNMMSASRSYQNSVDMMNTTKSLLQKTLTIGQ; encoded by the coding sequence ATGTCACTATTTAATGTATTTGGTATCGCAAGTTCAGCCATGTCTGCACAATCGCAACGTTTGAATGTGGTTGCCAGTAATCTTTCCAATGCCGATAGTGTGACCAGTTCGACCGGTGAACCTTATCGCGGCAGGCAGGTGGTTTTCAGTACTTTGCAAGCGGATGCTAATGGTGCAAGTGGCGTTAAAGTTGCAGGTATCGTTCACGATCCGTCGCCCATGCGGCAGTTGTTTGAACCTAAGCATCCGCTGGCGGATAAAAACGGCTATGTGACGATGCCGAATGTCAACGTTGTCGATGAGATGGTGAATATGATGTCAGCGTCGCGTTCCTATCAGAACAGCGTCGATATGATGAATACCACCAAATCCTTGTTACAAAAAACCCTGACTATTGGTCAATAA
- the flgA gene encoding flagellar basal body P-ring formation chaperone FlgA: MIRCLMTILCLPMLASSALASQHNAAIAHQEIPLIKNAIENFLYNNTASLPGLVQINVGQIDKHLTLPKCPQLEPFVPAGGRLWGKTSIGVRCDSEFAAWTIYVQTEINVMADVLHIARPVSTGQTLSYEDIAPQNVNLTQMPDGILTDAAQIVGKVAATNLPAGQPIRPQMLRAPYVIVRGQTVNLVVQGRGFSIRSEGQALANAAEGQVIQVRNKSGRILSGLARANSIVEIQP, encoded by the coding sequence ATGATACGTTGCTTAATGACGATACTCTGTCTGCCGATGCTTGCTTCTTCTGCGCTGGCCTCACAGCACAACGCTGCAATAGCGCATCAAGAAATTCCGCTGATTAAAAACGCCATTGAGAATTTTCTTTACAACAATACGGCTTCACTGCCAGGATTGGTGCAGATCAATGTCGGTCAAATTGACAAGCATTTAACATTGCCCAAGTGTCCTCAATTAGAACCTTTTGTTCCGGCAGGCGGACGTTTATGGGGGAAAACCTCCATCGGCGTTCGTTGTGACAGTGAATTCGCAGCTTGGACTATTTATGTTCAGACTGAGATCAATGTCATGGCGGATGTTTTACATATCGCGCGACCCGTATCAACCGGACAAACATTGAGCTATGAAGATATCGCACCGCAGAATGTCAATCTGACGCAGATGCCGGATGGCATACTCACTGATGCGGCCCAAATTGTTGGTAAAGTGGCCGCCACCAACTTGCCCGCCGGTCAACCGATACGTCCGCAAATGCTGCGAGCACCCTATGTGATCGTGCGCGGTCAGACAGTGAATTTAGTGGTTCAAGGCCGGGGATTCAGTATTCGATCGGAAGGTCAGGCGTTGGCCAACGCAGCGGAAGGACAAGTCATTCAGGTTCGTAATAAATCAGGCCGAATCCTCAGCGGACTTGCACGTGCAAATTCAATCGTGGAAATTCAGCCGTAA
- a CDS encoding flagellar hook assembly protein FlgD: MDAVQQASSQTAATGATTGINSKKDAENPQDRFLKLLVTQMKNQDPLKPLDNAEVTSQLAQISTVSGIDKLNSTLQQLVTSAEDNRSVEALGLIGHQAFVPGTSIKLNGDGAIAGIELAQPVDQLKVTILDGAGIAIRTIELGAQPTGLSTIAWDGKTDSGTQAVDGDYTFAVSAKQGGNDIKVDTLSFGKVNSVMPGEGGAHLDMGDKLGLVGLSDIKQVF; the protein is encoded by the coding sequence ATGGATGCAGTTCAGCAAGCAAGTTCACAAACAGCCGCAACGGGTGCAACTACTGGCATTAATAGTAAAAAGGATGCTGAAAACCCGCAGGACCGGTTTTTAAAGCTTTTAGTCACGCAAATGAAAAATCAAGACCCGCTAAAGCCGCTGGACAACGCCGAGGTTACCAGTCAATTGGCGCAAATCAGTACGGTATCGGGTATTGATAAGCTCAATTCGACGCTGCAGCAATTGGTTACCAGCGCTGAAGATAACCGCTCTGTTGAAGCGCTGGGACTGATCGGACATCAAGCATTCGTACCTGGGACATCGATCAAGCTGAATGGGGATGGCGCTATTGCAGGCATTGAATTGGCGCAGCCCGTCGATCAGCTAAAAGTCACCATACTGGATGGTGCCGGAATTGCCATTCGCACAATTGAGCTTGGCGCGCAACCGACAGGACTCAGCACGATCGCTTGGGACGGTAAGACTGATAGTGGAACTCAGGCGGTGGACGGAGACTATACCTTTGCGGTAAGCGCGAAACAAGGCGGTAATGACATTAAAGTCGATACCCTCTCATTTGGAAAGGTAAATAGTGTAATGCCTGGAGAGGGGGGTGCGCACCTCGATATGGGAGATAAATTGGGATTAGTTGGTTTGTCTGACATTAAACAGGTGTTTTGA
- a CDS encoding acyl carrier protein: MTNTSHTTEIKKILADTLGLGNRIDAIEPNTILLGNIPELDSVAVVTIILALEKKFSIAIKDDEISAKTFATLGTLVDFVEQKIADHDKQLG; the protein is encoded by the coding sequence GTGACAAACACAAGCCATACCACTGAAATAAAAAAGATTCTGGCTGATACCTTGGGATTGGGTAACCGGATCGATGCAATAGAACCAAACACAATTTTACTCGGCAATATTCCTGAACTCGACTCCGTCGCAGTTGTAACGATCATTCTGGCTCTGGAAAAAAAATTCTCCATCGCAATAAAAGATGATGAGATCAGTGCGAAAACATTTGCGACACTCGGTACCTTAGTTGATTTTGTAGAACAAAAAATAGCAGATCATGACAAACAACTCGGGTAA
- a CDS encoding Mth938-like domain-containing protein, whose product MKLHLANFAQQYIFTGYGEGYVLINQTRYEKSLIVLPDHLIEDWPVRSVQELQVQHFESLLPHSPEIILLGTGIQHKFPSHTLLSQLTKLGIGIEIMDTKACCRTYNILVEEGRRVAAALLI is encoded by the coding sequence GTGAAGCTCCATCTAGCAAATTTCGCACAGCAATATATTTTCACGGGTTATGGTGAAGGATATGTATTGATTAATCAAACGCGCTACGAAAAGAGCTTGATCGTGTTGCCTGATCATTTGATTGAGGACTGGCCTGTACGATCCGTTCAAGAGCTTCAGGTTCAACATTTTGAAAGCTTGCTGCCGCATTCACCCGAAATCATTCTCCTCGGTACCGGCATTCAGCATAAATTCCCCAGTCACACATTGCTCAGTCAACTGACAAAATTGGGAATTGGGATTGAGATAATGGATACAAAAGCTTGTTGCCGGACTTATAATATTCTGGTTGAAGAAGGGCGTCGTGTCGCTGCGGCTCTTTTGATTTAA
- a CDS encoding flagellar basal body P-ring protein FlgI, whose protein sequence is MKIRNIIILSLLALILLLPGISVADRIKDLASIQGVRNNQLIGYGLVVGLDGSGDMTTQTPFTVQSVINMLGQLGVNLPPGTNLQLRNVAAVMVTATMPAFAKPGQHIDITVSSMGNAKSLRGGTLLLTPLKGADNQVYAMAQGNILVGGIGAAAGGSSVQVNHLSVGRVTSGGIVEREIPTTVGQGDFINLELNTTDFTTVNRIVDAINGLYPTAASAVDGRVVQVKAPVDNSQRIMFISQIESLDVKPARASAKVIVNSRTGSVVMNQAVTLESSAVAHGNLSIIINTEPVISQPGSFAQRGETVVTQRSQVEIRTDEGNLMLLPNGADLGEVVKALTAIGATTQDLLSILQALKAAGSLRADLEII, encoded by the coding sequence ATGAAAATTAGAAACATCATTATTCTTTCTTTGCTTGCGCTGATTTTGCTGCTGCCGGGTATCAGCGTGGCGGATCGCATCAAGGATTTGGCATCGATTCAAGGTGTTCGCAACAATCAATTGATCGGGTATGGATTGGTAGTAGGTTTGGATGGCAGTGGTGATATGACAACGCAAACGCCATTCACGGTTCAGAGTGTCATCAATATGCTGGGCCAATTAGGCGTTAATCTGCCGCCCGGCACTAACCTGCAATTACGTAATGTTGCCGCTGTCATGGTGACAGCGACCATGCCGGCATTTGCCAAACCCGGTCAACATATCGATATCACGGTTTCTTCCATGGGCAACGCCAAAAGCTTAAGGGGTGGAACACTGTTGCTGACTCCCTTGAAAGGAGCAGACAATCAAGTATATGCCATGGCTCAAGGAAATATTCTGGTCGGCGGTATCGGAGCCGCAGCGGGCGGCAGCAGTGTGCAGGTGAATCATCTCAGTGTCGGACGTGTCACGAGTGGCGGTATCGTAGAGCGTGAGATTCCAACGACAGTTGGGCAGGGCGATTTTATCAATCTTGAGCTGAATACAACGGATTTCACGACAGTAAACCGTATTGTTGATGCGATCAATGGACTTTATCCTACAGCCGCATCCGCCGTGGATGGCCGGGTAGTGCAGGTGAAAGCGCCGGTAGACAATAGCCAGCGCATTATGTTTATTTCTCAGATTGAAAGTCTGGATGTCAAACCGGCGAGAGCATCAGCAAAAGTAATTGTTAATTCACGTACCGGCTCAGTAGTCATGAATCAGGCGGTAACGCTTGAATCAAGTGCGGTTGCGCATGGCAATCTATCCATAATCATCAATACAGAACCGGTGATCAGTCAGCCCGGCTCCTTCGCACAGCGCGGTGAAACAGTGGTCACACAACGATCGCAGGTCGAAATCCGTACCGATGAAGGAAATTTAATGTTATTGCCGAATGGAGCAGATCTTGGTGAAGTTGTGAAAGCTTTAACGGCGATCGGTGCTACCACTCAGGATTTGTTATCGATTCTGCAGGCGCTGAAAGCTGCCGGTTCACTACGCGCGGATTTGGAAATTATTTAA
- the flgB gene encoding flagellar basal body rod protein FlgB has translation MINKLDKELNYHHNALSLRVGRQELLSSNVANADTPNFKAKDIDFASMLQDRLSSTPSLKKVAMNTTSSMHINSAASGIFGDSVLYRVPLQPSADGNTVDMDMERTRFADNAIKYDASITFINNEFRNLTSAMMER, from the coding sequence ATGATTAACAAACTTGATAAAGAATTAAATTATCACCACAACGCCCTCAGTCTGCGAGTGGGAAGACAAGAGTTACTTTCCAGCAATGTGGCTAATGCCGATACGCCAAATTTTAAAGCGAAGGATATCGATTTTGCCAGCATGCTTCAGGACAGATTGTCATCGACGCCTAGTCTGAAAAAGGTAGCTATGAATACGACATCATCAATGCATATTAATTCTGCTGCATCAGGAATATTCGGCGATAGTGTTTTATACCGGGTTCCATTGCAACCCAGCGCGGATGGAAACACGGTGGATATGGATATGGAACGGACTCGATTTGCTGATAATGCCATTAAATATGATGCCAGCATTACATTTATTAACAATGAATTTAGAAACTTAACATCGGCAATGATGGAGAGATAG
- the flgJ gene encoding flagellar assembly peptidoglycan hydrolase FlgJ, with translation MVISPDISSKLAVDAKSVDDLHLMAKKNPDEALQKVAQQFEALFMNMLLKSMREATPKDGIFDSQQTQFFTQMHDQQLAQKISTKGIGIADMMVQQLSRNNKSIEPQTSIGQTNTILSAINSIQQAPLVEGMHPNDQSGQLWSVHQTSSNVVMPAGKIDSAIEGFTAPIQTDVQKKSAPSQSGNFIDKLLPHAKIASESTGIPPNFMLAQAALESGWGKHEIRHADNSPTHNLFGIKAGANWKGDVVEKTTTEYINGVPQKAIEKFRAYSSYAEGFNDYAKLLMDNPRYAKVLNSTDAATFANGLQRAGYATDPMYAEKLMRILNSEKLQNREFI, from the coding sequence ATGGTTATTTCACCGGATATCTCAAGCAAACTTGCCGTTGATGCCAAAAGTGTTGATGACTTGCATTTAATGGCCAAAAAAAATCCAGACGAAGCGTTACAAAAAGTTGCGCAGCAGTTTGAAGCATTATTTATGAACATGCTGCTTAAAAGCATGCGCGAGGCGACACCTAAGGATGGAATATTTGATAGCCAGCAAACGCAGTTTTTTACCCAGATGCATGATCAACAGCTTGCACAAAAGATATCCACCAAAGGGATTGGTATTGCTGACATGATGGTTCAGCAATTATCCCGAAATAATAAATCGATCGAACCACAGACTTCAATCGGCCAAACAAATACCATTTTGTCAGCGATTAATTCCATTCAGCAAGCGCCATTAGTTGAGGGTATGCACCCGAATGATCAATCAGGACAGCTGTGGTCAGTCCATCAGACGTCGTCCAATGTGGTGATGCCAGCAGGAAAAATCGATTCTGCAATTGAGGGATTCACTGCACCGATTCAGACGGATGTTCAGAAGAAAAGCGCACCCAGTCAATCGGGAAATTTTATCGATAAACTTTTACCGCATGCCAAAATCGCATCCGAATCAACCGGTATTCCACCTAATTTCATGTTGGCACAAGCTGCACTGGAAAGTGGATGGGGGAAACATGAGATTCGTCATGCGGATAATAGTCCAACTCATAATCTTTTTGGCATCAAGGCCGGTGCTAATTGGAAAGGGGACGTTGTGGAAAAAACAACGACTGAATATATCAATGGTGTGCCACAGAAAGCGATTGAAAAATTTCGTGCTTATAGCTCGTATGCAGAGGGATTCAATGATTATGCCAAGTTGCTTATGGATAATCCGCGCTACGCTAAAGTATTGAATTCGACGGATGCCGCGACTTTTGCTAATGGCCTTCAACGCGCTGGGTATGCTACTGATCCTATGTACGCTGAGAAATTAATGCGTATTTTGAATAGTGAGAAATTGCAAAATCGCGAATTTATCTAA